In the genome of Cetobacterium ceti, one region contains:
- a CDS encoding substrate-binding periplasmic protein, with the protein MKKWLGASFIFPIFVFLCFSAFGRKTITVGTTTDLPPFSFHENGVHKGFDIDLINAVGKKINYHIVIKDLPFRKLERALLNEEVDIIMAGMTITDDRKKSFNFSNPYFNNTQVLLSKNKNFNFKNTKVGILEGRINVFNNKNLSFEKFCNLFKAVDNLKENNIDFLAMDISTAYYFAKKYNLEIINPNLPTTNYGIGIHKKNSHLLQEINKALISIKDEGIYDEIFEKHF; encoded by the coding sequence ATGAAAAAATGGCTAGGAGCTTCTTTTATTTTTCCTATTTTTGTTTTTCTTTGCTTTAGTGCCTTTGGAAGAAAAACTATAACTGTGGGGACAACTACTGACCTTCCACCTTTTTCTTTTCATGAAAATGGAGTTCATAAAGGCTTTGATATAGATTTAATCAATGCTGTTGGGAAAAAAATAAATTATCATATAGTAATCAAAGATCTTCCCTTTAGAAAATTAGAGAGAGCACTTTTAAATGAGGAAGTAGACATTATTATGGCTGGAATGACTATAACCGATGATAGAAAAAAATCTTTTAATTTTTCTAATCCATATTTTAATAATACACAAGTTTTATTAAGTAAAAATAAAAATTTTAATTTTAAAAATACTAAAGTTGGAATACTTGAAGGGCGTATAAATGTCTTTAATAATAAAAATTTATCTTTTGAAAAGTTTTGTAATTTATTTAAAGCTGTGGATAATTTAAAAGAAAATAATATTGATTTTTTAGCGATGGATATTTCAACTGCATATTATTTTGCAAAAAAATATAATTTAGAAATTATTAATCCTAATTTACCTACAACTAATTATGGTATTGGAATTCATAAAAAAAATTCTCACCTTCTTCAAGAAATTAATAAAGCCCTCATCTCAATAAAAGATGAAGGCATTTATGATGAAATATTTGAAAAACATTTTTAA
- a CDS encoding alanine/glycine:cation symporter family protein: MEELLVLVKELNSILWNSLLIFLLMGTGIFYTLKFKFVQIRKFKDGAKRIFGNISLKGKAAGSDGMSSFQALATAIAAQVGTGNLAGAATAIISGGPGAIFWMWVSAFFGMATVFGEAVLGQVFKTKVNGEVTGGPAYYISKGFNNSILSKILAAFFAISCILALGFMGNAVQANSISDAFSNALGINPLITGIIIALLAGFVFFGGIKRIASVTEKVVPVMALLYIILSLIIILINYNHIIPAFRDIFVGAFDPQAVLGGALGVTIKQSIRYGVARGLFSNEAGMGSTPHAHAVAKVKQSCEQGCVAIFTVFIDTFIVLNCTALVILTTGANKLNVSGIRVTQKAFELTLGQHGNTLVAICLFFFAFSTIIGWYFFGEANIKYLFNGKGINIYRILVMIIIVVGSTLKVDLVWEMADLFNGLMVIPNLVGLLGLYKIVSRELNEYENFENN; this comes from the coding sequence ATGGAAGAGTTACTGGTATTGGTAAAGGAATTAAATTCAATCTTATGGAATTCCCTATTGATTTTCTTACTTATGGGAACTGGAATATTTTATACTCTTAAGTTTAAATTTGTTCAAATTAGAAAATTTAAAGATGGTGCGAAAAGAATTTTTGGAAATATTTCTTTAAAAGGTAAAGCCGCAGGTAGTGATGGTATGAGTTCTTTCCAAGCACTTGCAACTGCTATAGCAGCTCAAGTAGGAACTGGAAACCTTGCGGGAGCAGCAACTGCTATTATCTCAGGAGGGCCTGGTGCAATTTTTTGGATGTGGGTCAGTGCTTTCTTTGGAATGGCAACTGTATTTGGAGAAGCTGTATTAGGTCAGGTATTTAAAACTAAAGTTAATGGAGAAGTAACAGGAGGACCAGCTTATTACATAAGTAAAGGTTTTAATAACAGTATACTTAGTAAAATATTAGCAGCTTTCTTTGCTATTTCTTGTATCTTAGCTCTAGGTTTTATGGGAAATGCTGTTCAAGCAAATTCAATATCTGATGCTTTTAGTAATGCCCTTGGAATAAATCCTTTAATTACAGGAATTATTATTGCTCTTTTAGCAGGATTTGTTTTCTTCGGTGGAATTAAAAGAATTGCTTCTGTTACTGAAAAAGTAGTACCTGTTATGGCACTTCTTTATATTATTTTATCTCTTATTATTATTTTAATTAATTATAATCATATTATTCCAGCTTTTAGAGATATTTTTGTAGGGGCCTTTGATCCCCAAGCAGTTTTAGGTGGAGCATTAGGAGTAACTATTAAACAATCTATTAGATATGGAGTTGCTAGAGGATTATTTTCAAATGAAGCTGGAATGGGTAGTACTCCCCATGCTCATGCTGTAGCTAAAGTTAAGCAATCTTGTGAACAAGGTTGTGTAGCAATCTTTACTGTTTTTATCGATACATTTATTGTTTTAAACTGTACTGCACTAGTTATTTTAACAACAGGTGCCAATAAACTTAATGTATCTGGTATTAGGGTTACACAAAAAGCCTTTGAATTAACTTTAGGTCAACATGGAAACACTTTAGTAGCCATTTGTCTTTTCTTCTTTGCATTTTCAACTATTATTGGTTGGTATTTCTTTGGAGAAGCAAATATTAAGTATCTATTTAATGGAAAAGGAATAAATATTTATAGAATTTTAGTTATGATTATTATTGTCGTTGGATCTACTTTAAAAGTTGATTTAGTTTGGGAAATGGCTGACCTTTTTAATGGCCTTATGGTTATTCCAAACCTTGTTGGTCTTTTAGGTTTATACAAGATAGTAAGTCGTGAATTAAATGAATATGAAAATTTTGAAAATAATTGA
- a CDS encoding GntR family transcriptional regulator, with the protein MIEKRIMYIEVYEDLKKIIKDEALKENEKLMTEEELCKSYKVSRITIRRALKELEEEGLIFKIRGKGTFVSPKIIEQNRTELSGFYDEVKKIGKNPHSKIISFNKIICDEYLSKKMNKNENEKIYEIIWIRYIDDDPVIYEKIYLPEKRFLGLEKFISENINLYDILRKKFFFKPTKGKENFLSCPLNKEERRRLNGKNNSLGMKIEKILLEKDDVVEYTLSIVRGDRFRYKTEYNL; encoded by the coding sequence ATGATTGAAAAACGAATAATGTATATTGAAGTTTATGAAGATTTAAAAAAAATAATAAAAGATGAAGCTTTAAAAGAAAATGAAAAATTAATGACAGAAGAGGAGTTATGTAAAAGCTATAAAGTTAGCAGAATAACTATTAGAAGGGCATTAAAAGAATTAGAAGAGGAAGGTTTGATATTTAAAATTAGAGGCAAAGGAACATTTGTTTCTCCTAAAATAATTGAACAAAATAGAACTGAACTTTCAGGATTTTACGATGAAGTAAAAAAAATTGGAAAAAATCCTCATTCTAAAATAATTTCTTTTAATAAAATAATTTGTGATGAATATCTAAGTAAAAAAATGAATAAAAATGAAAATGAAAAAATTTATGAAATAATTTGGATTAGATATATAGATGATGATCCTGTTATTTATGAAAAAATTTATCTTCCTGAAAAACGATTTTTAGGTCTAGAAAAATTTATTTCAGAAAATATTAACTTGTATGATATTTTAAGAAAAAAATTTTTTTTCAAGCCCACAAAAGGAAAAGAAAACTTTTTATCGTGCCCATTAAATAAGGAAGAGAGAAGAAGATTAAATGGAAAAAATAATTCATTAGGAATGAAAATTGAAAAAATTCTTTTAGAAAAAGATGACGTAGTTGAATATACTTTGTCAATAGTTAGAGGGGATAGATTTAGATATAAAACAGAATATAATTTATAA
- a CDS encoding MATE family efflux transporter has protein sequence MKLDLGRGNLKTLIIRYGIPPVLTNWIFSLYTIVDGFFVSKYLGSKGLAAVNIVMPFINLAFAMGIMIGIGGATIIGIKLGEQKEKDASKIYSLSVQLFIILGGLISLIGTIFSDKAVRILGANDVIAGDAKIYLFYLSFFVVFYLLGYGFEIFVRVDGNPTYSMFCIMAGAVVNILLDYILIAKLNMGLKGAALATGTAQMSVVLPLIYYLKFKRKKLRFKFVKINLKKTWNILFNGSSEFLTEVATGIVIMAFNISIMKIMGNEGVSAFGIIGYISTLVTMTMIGFAQGVQPIISYNFGGKNFDRIKEILKISMGVVITLGVIFYLSINYFSDEIILIFIKNNEHLKLITSEAIRLYSFTYLIMGINIIIGAYFTAIEDALTSSILSILRGIVIINILLYILPLIFDRQGIWASAPLNEMITVIISGMILYTIGLKKIKTVE, from the coding sequence ATGAAATTAGATTTAGGAAGAGGAAACTTAAAAACGTTGATAATTAGATATGGGATTCCACCTGTATTGACTAACTGGATTTTCTCTTTGTACACAATTGTAGATGGTTTTTTCGTAAGTAAGTATTTGGGCTCGAAGGGTCTTGCAGCAGTTAATATTGTAATGCCTTTTATAAATTTAGCATTTGCTATGGGAATTATGATAGGAATTGGCGGAGCGACCATAATCGGAATTAAGTTGGGAGAACAAAAAGAAAAAGATGCTTCAAAAATCTATAGTCTATCTGTTCAACTTTTCATAATCTTAGGAGGCTTAATTAGCCTTATAGGAACTATTTTTTCTGATAAAGCAGTAAGAATACTCGGCGCTAATGATGTTATTGCAGGTGATGCAAAAATATATTTATTTTACTTGTCATTTTTTGTTGTATTTTATTTGTTAGGATATGGGTTTGAAATTTTTGTAAGAGTTGATGGAAATCCTACCTACTCAATGTTTTGTATTATGGCAGGTGCTGTTGTAAATATATTATTAGATTATATTTTAATAGCAAAATTAAATATGGGGCTAAAAGGGGCAGCTTTAGCCACAGGAACAGCACAAATGAGTGTAGTTTTGCCCTTAATATATTATTTAAAATTTAAAAGAAAAAAACTAAGATTTAAATTTGTAAAAATAAATTTAAAAAAAACTTGGAATATTCTATTTAATGGTTCATCTGAATTTTTAACAGAAGTTGCTACAGGTATAGTAATAATGGCATTTAATATAAGTATTATGAAAATTATGGGAAATGAGGGTGTATCTGCTTTTGGAATTATAGGATATATTTCTACTTTAGTAACAATGACAATGATAGGTTTTGCCCAAGGAGTACAACCAATAATAAGTTATAATTTTGGGGGTAAAAATTTTGATAGAATTAAAGAGATTTTAAAAATTTCAATGGGTGTAGTCATAACATTAGGAGTTATTTTCTATTTAAGTATAAATTATTTTAGCGATGAAATAATTCTTATTTTTATTAAAAATAATGAACATTTAAAATTAATAACTTCTGAAGCTATAAGATTATATAGTTTCACTTATTTAATAATGGGAATAAATATAATAATAGGGGCATATTTTACAGCTATAGAAGATGCTTTAACTTCAAGTATTTTAAGTATTCTTAGAGGAATAGTAATTATTAATATTTTATTATATATTTTACCTTTAATTTTTGATAGACAAGGTATTTGGGCTTCAGCACCTTTAAATGAAATGATAACAGTTATAATATCTGGAATGATATTATATACAATAGGATTAAAAAAGATAAAAACTGTAGAGTGA
- a CDS encoding transketolase family protein — MELKATRDAFGEILVELGEKNEKIVALSADLQDSTKAIHFQNKFPDRFFNVGIAEQDLIEIGAGLAGEGFIPIVSSFAAFLATRPYDQIRILACYNNLNIKIIATHSGLTVGEDGGTAQCLEDIAIMRVLPNMKIFQPCDGNETKAILKAVIEDNGPCYIRLARAKYPKIYDENKKFIIGRGDILDDGNDGTIIATGYMVSKALDIKKQLKEEKNINLRIINMSSIKPLDKDLIIKCAKETQKIITLEEHQIYGGLGGAVSEVLGEYYPCPIKIIGVKDKFGQSGSPEEILKEYGLDNESIKETILSFL; from the coding sequence ATGGAGTTAAAAGCAACAAGAGATGCTTTTGGAGAAATATTAGTTGAATTAGGAGAAAAAAACGAAAAAATAGTAGCTCTTTCAGCAGATTTACAAGATTCTACAAAGGCAATTCACTTTCAAAATAAATTTCCAGATAGATTTTTCAATGTAGGAATAGCAGAACAAGATTTAATTGAAATCGGAGCAGGTCTTGCAGGAGAAGGATTTATTCCTATAGTATCTTCTTTTGCTGCATTTTTAGCAACAAGACCTTATGATCAAATTCGAATTTTGGCTTGTTATAATAATTTAAATATTAAAATAATAGCTACTCATAGTGGATTAACTGTGGGAGAAGATGGAGGAACAGCCCAATGTTTAGAAGATATAGCTATAATGAGGGTATTACCAAATATGAAAATTTTTCAGCCGTGTGATGGAAATGAAACTAAAGCAATTTTAAAAGCGGTTATAGAAGATAATGGACCTTGTTATATAAGACTTGCAAGGGCAAAATATCCTAAAATTTATGATGAAAACAAGAAATTTATAATAGGCAGGGGAGATATTTTAGATGATGGAAATGATGGAACAATAATAGCTACAGGGTATATGGTATCTAAAGCTTTAGATATTAAAAAACAATTGAAAGAGGAAAAAAATATAAACCTCAGAATTATAAATATGTCGAGCATTAAACCTTTGGATAAAGATTTAATAATAAAATGTGCTAAGGAAACCCAAAAGATTATAACTTTAGAAGAACATCAAATTTATGGGGGATTAGGCGGAGCAGTAAGTGAAGTTTTAGGGGAATATTATCCTTGTCCAATTAAAATAATTGGTGTTAAAGACAAGTTCGGACAG
- a CDS encoding HU family DNA-binding protein, with translation MTKKEFIDLFQAKSGLETKSQTEKVLTAMLESLEEVLVKGEEVSFLGFGKFEVVEKAARTGRNPKTGEEIAIPAKKAAKFKPGKALSEKING, from the coding sequence ATGACTAAAAAAGAATTTATAGATTTATTTCAAGCTAAATCAGGATTAGAAACTAAATCTCAAACTGAAAAAGTTTTAACTGCTATGTTAGAATCTTTAGAAGAAGTATTAGTAAAAGGAGAAGAAGTTTCTTTCTTAGGATTTGGAAAATTTGAAGTAGTTGAAAAAGCTGCTAGAACTGGAAGAAATCCTAAAACTGGAGAAGAAATTGCTATACCAGCTAAAAAAGCTGCCAAATTCAAGCCAGGAAAAGCTTTATCTGAAAAAATCAACGGATAA
- a CDS encoding transketolase — translation MEKKCKELRKKILQMINEAGSGHPGGSLSGVELLYVLYKKIAYYNLENLEDEKRDRIIISKGHASPLVYTILNEFKFFKEEEIKNFRKKGALLQGHVHREVPGVELSTGSLGMGLGYSCGVAISGKLKKLDYKVFCYLGDGELQEGSVWESFMSAGTRKLNNLCAIIDYNKVQENGFVEDIKSLEPLKAKLEAFGWRVYDIDGHNLKEVENSYLKFLDEKEKPVAIIGNTVKGKGVSFMEFNNTWHGKAPNKEELERAIKEIEEE, via the coding sequence TTGGAAAAAAAATGTAAAGAATTACGTAAAAAAATATTACAGATGATAAATGAAGCTGGTTCAGGGCATCCAGGTGGATCTTTATCTGGGGTAGAATTATTATATGTTCTATATAAAAAAATTGCCTACTATAATTTAGAAAATCTAGAAGATGAAAAAAGGGATAGAATAATTATTTCAAAGGGCCATGCAAGTCCTTTAGTTTATACTATTTTAAATGAATTTAAATTTTTTAAGGAAGAAGAGATTAAGAATTTTAGAAAAAAAGGAGCTCTACTCCAAGGACATGTTCATAGGGAAGTACCAGGGGTAGAATTATCTACAGGATCTTTGGGAATGGGACTTGGTTATTCTTGTGGAGTAGCCATAAGTGGTAAATTAAAAAAATTAGATTACAAAGTATTTTGCTATTTAGGCGATGGAGAATTACAGGAAGGAAGTGTCTGGGAAAGCTTTATGAGTGCAGGAACTAGAAAACTAAATAATCTCTGTGCAATTATTGATTATAATAAAGTTCAAGAAAATGGATTTGTAGAAGATATTAAAAGCTTAGAACCTTTAAAAGCTAAATTAGAAGCATTCGGATGGAGAGTATATGATATAGATGGACATAATCTCAAAGAAGTTGAGAATAGTTATTTGAAATTCTTAGATGAAAAAGAAAAACCTGTAGCTATAATAGGAAATACTGTAAAAGGAAAAGGTGTTTCTTTTATGGAGTTTAATAATACTTGGCATGGAAAAGCACCGAATAAAGAGGAATTAGAAAGAGCTATTAAAGAAATAGAGGAGGAGTAA
- a CDS encoding sulfatase-like hydrolase/transferase, giving the protein MNNIALILMDQVRTDMLGTYGHEVVKTPNLDRLAKDGVTFTNAYTPAAVCGPARTSLFTGQMPTNHGLVRNVEKAAVSDPKKENPNIISSLDEYKKLYVGKWHVGGKLLPKDFGFEGHNFDGYGYPGSGVYKNMVFDQGPKLEDRYVKWLEEKGFEIPEVTEAYFGENPHLRVQELSGKLNCPKEATLPYFVVEEAKKQILEAKKEAKPFFIWMNFWGPHTPCVIPEPYYSMYSKDEVILDESFNNPLKDRPLYHKYISQMWGVWDAPEEKWKEVISKFWGYITLIDDALGDFFEFLKEEGLYNNSFIAVTADHGDAMGAHRLIEKGEFMLDKIYNIPMIVKDPNSLRKNEKDDSLIYLHDLTPTCCEIAGKEIPEFFDGKSFLSLMENGNYEERRGILAQLAGHFVSFEQRMWRRKDYKLIFNSTDKCELYDLKNDPQEMNNIFYDLKYKEIKKEMLEELYGEMIRLKDPLANWLYRIINYL; this is encoded by the coding sequence ATGAATAATATTGCTTTAATTTTAATGGATCAAGTTAGAACAGATATGTTAGGGACTTATGGACACGAAGTAGTTAAAACGCCTAATTTAGATAGATTAGCAAAGGATGGAGTGACATTTACAAATGCTTATACGCCTGCAGCAGTATGCGGACCTGCAAGAACATCGCTTTTTACAGGACAGATGCCAACTAATCACGGACTTGTAAGAAATGTTGAAAAAGCAGCAGTTAGTGATCCTAAAAAAGAAAATCCAAATATAATTTCAAGTTTAGATGAATATAAAAAATTATATGTGGGTAAATGGCATGTAGGTGGTAAATTATTACCAAAGGATTTTGGATTTGAAGGTCATAACTTTGATGGATATGGATATCCTGGAAGTGGAGTTTACAAAAATATGGTTTTTGATCAGGGTCCTAAATTAGAAGATAGATATGTAAAATGGTTAGAAGAAAAAGGATTTGAAATCCCAGAAGTAACTGAAGCTTATTTTGGAGAAAACCCTCATTTAAGAGTTCAAGAGCTGTCGGGGAAATTAAATTGTCCAAAAGAAGCTACATTACCATATTTTGTAGTGGAAGAAGCTAAAAAACAAATTTTAGAAGCTAAAAAAGAAGCTAAACCATTTTTTATATGGATGAATTTTTGGGGACCACATACACCTTGTGTAATTCCAGAACCATACTATTCAATGTATTCTAAAGATGAAGTAATATTAGATGAAAGTTTTAATAATCCATTAAAAGATAGACCTCTTTATCATAAATACATATCTCAAATGTGGGGAGTATGGGACGCTCCTGAAGAGAAGTGGAAAGAAGTTATAAGTAAATTTTGGGGATATATCACTTTAATAGATGATGCTTTAGGAGATTTTTTTGAATTTTTAAAAGAAGAGGGATTATATAATAATTCATTTATAGCAGTTACAGCAGATCATGGAGATGCAATGGGAGCTCATAGATTGATTGAAAAGGGTGAGTTCATGTTAGATAAAATATATAATATACCAATGATAGTAAAAGATCCTAATTCTTTAAGAAAAAATGAAAAAGATGATAGTTTAATATATCTTCATGATTTGACACCTACGTGTTGTGAAATTGCAGGAAAAGAAATCCCAGAATTTTTTGATGGTAAAAGTTTCTTAAGTTTAATGGAAAATGGTAATTATGAAGAGAGAAGAGGAATTTTAGCTCAACTTGCAGGACATTTTGTATCTTTTGAACAAAGAATGTGGAGAAGAAAAGATTATAAATTAATTTTCAATAGTACAGATAAATGTGAGTTATATGATTTAAAAAATGATCCTCAAGAAATGAATAATATTTTTTATGATTTAAAATATAAAGAGATAAAAAAAGAGATGTTAGAGGAATTATATGGTGAAATGATAAGATTAAAAGATCCTTTGGCAAATTGGTTATATAGAATCATTAATTACTTATAA
- a CDS encoding amino acid permease: MGLEKKLKFLDVYSIASGAMISSGIFILPGLAYGKAGPGMILSYVLSGLIAFIGIMAIVELTTAMPKTGGDYFFVNKTFGPMLGTISGILSWFAISLKASLAIFGISEVLGKIIFGQPTYLQMTGIGIITIIIFGILNIVGVDVASKFEVIIVMLLIFLIIVYVVVGFKTMKMENFIPFVRNFYTKETLTVGEKINSIIGVSAFVFISYGGLLQTATVGEEVINPKKNIPKGIIVSIISIVFLYGLLLLVTVGNTPNDSYLMNSLTPVADIAKIFMGDFGFYIIVIASMLAFISTGNAGIMAASRYPIALSRDGLLPKKIAKVHIKFKTPIYSIVITGIFIGVTQLFPLESLAKVASAVVLLAYVLTNLAVIILRESGVRNYQPTFKAPLYPWIQIGSIIVFTWFIFKLGAFPGIILICFILTGFIIYYKFGKNNKNKEYALLHLMLRITEGIELDHNLEEELRDIIHEREEIELDIFDELVKNAIILDIEEKKSIYDILDENFEIFSKNIGITKNRFIKLFIEREEKSTTIINTFTAIPHIVLNENDNFKLFIIRGKEGIFLKDKDENIHAIFLFIGCPRCSRVHLKSLATIAFLTGEDDFEERWLKAPNENYLRDMILLSKRKRWN, encoded by the coding sequence ATGGGATTAGAAAAAAAATTAAAATTTCTTGATGTATATAGTATTGCAAGTGGAGCTATGATAAGTTCTGGAATTTTTATTCTTCCAGGTTTGGCTTATGGAAAGGCTGGACCAGGAATGATTTTATCCTATGTATTAAGTGGATTAATAGCTTTTATAGGTATTATGGCCATAGTTGAATTGACAACAGCTATGCCTAAAACAGGAGGAGATTATTTTTTTGTAAATAAAACTTTTGGTCCGATGTTAGGGACTATTTCAGGGATTTTAAGTTGGTTTGCAATATCTTTAAAAGCCTCTTTGGCAATATTTGGAATTTCTGAAGTTTTAGGAAAAATTATTTTTGGTCAGCCAACATATTTACAAATGACAGGAATTGGAATAATAACAATTATTATTTTTGGAATTTTAAATATTGTAGGAGTGGATGTAGCTAGTAAATTTGAAGTTATAATAGTGATGCTTTTAATTTTTTTAATAATAGTTTATGTTGTAGTTGGATTCAAAACTATGAAAATGGAAAATTTTATTCCATTTGTAAGAAATTTTTACACTAAAGAAACTTTAACTGTTGGAGAAAAAATAAATAGTATTATAGGAGTATCAGCTTTTGTATTTATCTCTTATGGAGGTCTTTTACAAACGGCAACTGTTGGAGAGGAAGTAATTAATCCTAAAAAAAATATTCCCAAGGGAATCATAGTATCCATTATAAGTATTGTATTTTTATATGGATTATTATTATTAGTCACAGTTGGAAATACTCCAAATGATTCATATCTAATGAATTCATTGACCCCAGTGGCGGACATTGCCAAGATATTTATGGGAGATTTTGGATTTTATATAATAGTTATAGCTTCCATGTTAGCTTTTATTTCTACTGGAAATGCTGGAATAATGGCAGCTTCAAGATACCCAATTGCACTTAGTAGAGATGGACTTTTACCAAAAAAAATAGCTAAAGTTCATATAAAATTTAAAACACCAATATATTCTATAGTTATAACTGGTATTTTTATAGGAGTAACCCAATTATTTCCATTGGAAAGTTTAGCAAAAGTGGCTTCGGCTGTAGTACTTTTAGCATATGTTTTAACAAATTTAGCAGTAATAATTTTAAGAGAAAGTGGAGTTAGAAATTATCAACCTACTTTTAAGGCCCCTTTATATCCTTGGATACAAATAGGTTCAATAATAGTGTTTACATGGTTTATTTTTAAATTAGGAGCTTTTCCTGGGATAATTTTAATATGTTTTATACTTACAGGATTTATTATTTATTATAAATTTGGAAAAAATAACAAAAATAAGGAGTATGCTCTTTTACATTTAATGTTAAGAATTACTGAAGGAATAGAATTAGATCATAATTTAGAAGAGGAACTTCGAGATATTATTCATGAAAGAGAAGAGATTGAATTAGATATTTTTGATGAACTAGTAAAAAATGCCATTATTTTAGATATCGAAGAGAAGAAAAGTATTTATGATATTTTAGATGAAAATTTTGAAATTTTTTCTAAAAATATAGGAATTACAAAAAATAGATTTATAAAATTATTTATAGAAAGAGAAGAAAAAAGTACTACTATAATTAATACCTTTACAGCTATTCCTCATATTGTTTTAAATGAAAATGATAATTTTAAATTATTTATAATTAGAGGAAAAGAGGGAATATTTTTAAAGGATAAGGATGAAAATATTCATGCAATTTTTCTTTTTATAGGTTGTCCGAGATGTAGTAGAGTTCATTTGAAAAGTTTGGCTACAATTGCATTTTTAACTGGAGAAGATGATTTTGAAGAAAGATGGTTAAAAGCACCCAATGAAAATTATCTAAGAGATATGATATTACTTAGTAAAAGAAAACGTTGGAATTAA
- a CDS encoding anaerobic sulfatase maturase, translating to MKGLSVLIKPSSSQCNIRCKYCFYEDLSEEREIKSHGFMKIETLEEIVKKALNYVENGICNFVFQGGEPTLIGLHFYEKLIEFQKKYNLKNATINNSIQTNGFVLDEKWAKYLKENNFLVGLSLDGNEKVHNERRIDSKGEGTFDKIFKSKKLLDKYNVDYNILAVLDNTLGENIEEVYDFFKKENIRFQQYIPCLDSINENKIINKNLDNKIYLKSLKKLFDMWYEDIINGNIYSIRYFENILMIILNGRAESCDMMGHCSIQNVIESDGSIYPCDFYVIDKWKLGNIYKDTFDEIFKNKISQNFYLESLNIPEECKKCKWQKLCRNGCKRYRDINGQYKYCKEIQEFFSYSINRFLEIANKIKNRA from the coding sequence ATGAAAGGATTAAGTGTACTAATAAAGCCCTCTTCAAGTCAATGTAATATAAGGTGTAAATATTGTTTTTATGAGGATTTATCAGAAGAAAGAGAGATTAAATCTCATGGATTTATGAAAATAGAAACTCTAGAGGAAATAGTGAAAAAAGCTTTAAATTATGTTGAAAATGGTATTTGTAATTTTGTATTTCAAGGGGGAGAACCAACTTTAATTGGACTTCATTTTTATGAAAAATTAATAGAGTTTCAAAAAAAATATAATTTAAAAAATGCAACTATAAATAATAGCATTCAAACGAATGGATTTGTTTTGGATGAAAAATGGGCAAAATATTTAAAAGAAAATAATTTTTTAGTTGGACTATCTTTAGATGGGAATGAAAAAGTTCATAATGAAAGAAGAATTGATTCAAAGGGAGAGGGAACTTTTGATAAGATTTTTAAGAGTAAGAAATTATTAGATAAATATAATGTAGATTATAATATTTTGGCAGTTTTAGATAATACTTTAGGAGAAAATATAGAGGAAGTTTATGATTTTTTCAAAAAAGAAAATATAAGATTTCAACAATATATTCCATGTTTAGATTCTATAAATGAAAATAAAATTATTAATAAAAATTTAGATAATAAAATTTATCTAAAGAGTTTAAAAAAACTTTTTGATATGTGGTATGAAGATATTATTAATGGCAATATTTATAGTATTAGATACTTTGAAAATATATTGATGATTATTTTAAATGGCAGAGCAGAATCTTGTGATATGATGGGGCACTGTTCTATTCAAAATGTTATTGAAAGTGATGGAAGTATTTATCCCTGTGATTTTTATGTGATAGATAAGTGGAAGTTAGGAAATATTTATAAGGATACTTTTGATGAGATTTTTAAAAATAAAATTTCTCAAAATTTCTATTTAGAATCTTTAAATATTCCAGAAGAATGTAAAAAATGTAAATGGCAAAAATTATGCAGAAACGGATGTAAAAGATATAGAGACATTAATGGTCAATATAAATATTGTAAAGAAATTCAAGAATTTTTTTCATATAGTATAAATAGATTTTTAGAAATAGCTAATAAAATAAAAAATAGAGCATAG